A portion of the Chromobacterium sp. IIBBL 290-4 genome contains these proteins:
- a CDS encoding Dabb family protein: MLMHIVLFTFKKPWSWESEEAIDAEKATHAHPDHIAEIKGWTCGRNTTKRDIAADFVVVGLFENREELNAYIIHPNHQLGVMKWKAIADWKVVDVEVSSETTLNSGLLSVLNNLVGAY, encoded by the coding sequence ATGTTGATGCATATCGTGCTGTTTACGTTCAAGAAGCCTTGGAGCTGGGAGTCGGAAGAAGCCATCGACGCGGAAAAAGCCACTCACGCGCATCCCGATCATATTGCGGAAATCAAGGGGTGGACTTGCGGGCGGAATACAACCAAGCGCGATATCGCCGCGGACTTCGTGGTGGTGGGTTTGTTTGAAAATCGAGAAGAGCTTAATGCTTACATTATTCATCCGAACCATCAGCTTGGCGTAATGAAATGGAAAGCCATTGCGGACTGGAAAGTTGTTGATGTGGAGGTGTCAAGCGAGACGACGTTGAATAGCGGCCTGCTATCAGTGTTGAATAATCTGGTTGGCGCATATTGA
- a CDS encoding Lrp/AsnC family transcriptional regulator, whose amino-acid sequence MALSQTDIKLLTLLQDDARMTNQELAEQIGISASPCWRKVRKLEDDNVIQGYRAVLNRKKIGLGVMVFIRVVLDSHSEAEAKKFEEQVFAMEDVVACYSIGGDADFLLQVVASDLDSYADFAMSVVRRLPGMKEMQSMFVLKEIKPLDSFPIKKLAP is encoded by the coding sequence TTGGCGCTCAGCCAGACCGACATAAAGCTCCTAACGCTGCTGCAGGACGATGCGCGGATGACCAACCAGGAGCTCGCCGAACAGATAGGCATATCCGCCTCGCCCTGCTGGCGGAAAGTACGCAAGCTTGAGGACGACAACGTTATCCAGGGCTACCGGGCGGTGCTGAATCGCAAGAAGATAGGCTTGGGAGTGATGGTCTTCATTCGAGTGGTGCTGGATAGCCACAGCGAAGCGGAAGCCAAGAAGTTCGAAGAACAGGTGTTCGCGATGGAAGATGTGGTGGCCTGCTACAGCATAGGCGGCGATGCCGACTTCCTGTTGCAGGTGGTGGCGTCGGACCTGGACTCCTACGCCGACTTCGCTATGTCGGTGGTGCGCCGGCTGCCGGGCATGAAAGAGATGCAAAGCATGTTCGTGCTGAAAGAAATCAAGCCGCTGGACAGCTTCCCGATCAAGAAGCTGGCGCCGTAA